From the Actinomadura luzonensis genome, the window CACAAACCGTGGGAGGTGCGATGGACGCCGACCGCCTGCTCGCCGCGGCCGTGGACGCCGTGCCGCGCGCGCACTACACCGACCATCCCGAGCTGGGCGCGCCGCCGCAGACCTCGCCGCCCAAAGTCGTCCAGCGCGACCTCGCCCGGGCCGGGGCCGGCCTCAGGGGCGCCCGGGTGCTGGAGATCGGCACCGGCACCGGCTACACGGGCGCGCTGCTCGCCCAGCTCGTCGGCCCGGCGGGGCTCGTGGTGTCCGTGGACGTGGACGGGCGGCTGGTGGAGCGGGCCCGGCGGCTGCACGCCGAGCGGCGCTGCCCGGTCACGGTCGTGTGCGGCGACGGCCACGACGGCGTCCCCGACCACGCGCCCTACGACCTGGTCATCGGCTGGTGCGCCCCCGCCCTGCTGCCCGACGCCTGGCTCAAGCAGACCCGGCCGGGCGGGATCGTCAGCACCCCCGTGTACGTGGCCCCGGCCGCCCGCGCGGTCGGCCACGTCCGCGCCGAGGTCACCGGCGACGGCGGGCTGACCGGCGTCCGGCTCGCCACCGCCTCCTACGTCGACATGGGCGACGCGGCGAACGTCACGCTGGGCGCGCCCCTGCTGCACCTCGACGCCACGTGCGGGCCCTCGTACGTGTCGGTGGCCTGGCGCGGGCGCGCCGGCGGCGAGCCGGCGGCGGCGCTCGCGCTCCTCGACCGGCCGGGCCACGCCGAGCCGCACCCCGTCGGCCTGCACGGCGAGCAGGCCGCGGCGGCCTGGCACACGCGCGCCCTACGTCGCCGCCCGCGACCACGCGCGCGGCGAGGGCGCGTTCAGCACGGGGCAGCGGCGCGCCGGCGGGAGTCGGCCTCGGCCTCACCGGCGGCGGGGACGCCGCCGTGGTCACCGGCTCCTGGGGCTGCGGGCCGCCACCCCGGCTCGGCCGCGCTGGCGGCGCTGCGCGAGCACCTGCGGGCCTGGGACGCGGCCGGCCGGCCCGGCCTGGACCGGCTGGCGGCCGAGGTCACGCCCGCCGACGGCGGCCGGCGCGTCCAGGTGACGCTGCCGCCAGGGGCGGCGTGAGCGCGGTCACGGCGACGGGCTGGCGGTCGGGGACGGCTCCTGCGCCGGGGCGCTGACCTGCGGCAACGGCGCGATGACGTTGTTCACCAGGGCGGTGGCGACCGTGGTGCCGGCCGCGATGACGACCGCGGTCACCGGCGCGGCGAGGGCGCGCAGGCTGCGCACGTTCCGCAGCCGCCCCCACGGCTCGCGCGCCAGCGACATGAGCCGCCACTCCCACCACAGCCCCAGCCCGATGCTGACCACCGCGATGTCGCCGAGCGCCACCAGCATGCCGATCAGCGCCTCCCGCACCGTGGGCGCGCCCGGGTCCGCGGACATGGCCGCGGCCAGCGTCTGGAGGTATCCCGGCAGCTCCACCAGGGCCGCGGCGACCAGCAGCGTCAGCGACTTCGCGATCGGGTCGTCGCCGCGCACCCGCGGGTAGAAGTAGCCGAAGACCAGGCACAACGCGGGCAGCGTCAGCAGCGTCATCGCCGCGAGCAGGATCTGCCCCGGGGTGCTGCGCCAGGTGTCGAGCGACTCGTAGACCCGCAGCGCGGAGAAGGGCAGCGACAGCAGGATCCCCACCCCGAACGCGGCCAGCCCGTTGCGCCAGGGCGAGTGCCCGGCGAGCGTGGTCAGCGCCAGGTCGGAGTCCAGGGGCCGGGCGCTGCCGTCGGCGGCGCGTTCGAGCGCCGCCCGCCGCTCCTCGAACGCCGCCACCTCCAGCCCCTCGGCCGGCGGCCGGCGCAGCAGGTTCGTCAGCGCCGCCCGGACCGTCCTGCGCCGGATCAGGTCACGTACGAGCAGCCGGTGCTCGGCCCCTGACACCTCGGCCCCCTCGGGAGGCGGGCGGGACAGCAGCCAGGTGACCCCCGCCCAGGCCGTCACCGGCAGGACCAGCAGGCCCCCGGTCGGCTGCAGCCGCAGCACCAGCAGGAGCAGCACCGCCGTGTGGTAGGCGGTGGCCGCCGTCAGCGCCGCGCCGCCCGCCCCGATCCTGCGCAGGCGGAGCAGCAACATCGCCAGCACCAGCGCCGGCAGCCCGACCAGCATGATCGGCAGCAGCGTGGCGGCCGGCTCCTCGCCCGCCTCCTGGGTCCACGGCCGGAGCAGCCAGGACTCGGGGAAGATCGCGTAGACGACGACGGCGAGGCTCAGCGCGACCGCCGCGCCGCCGCCCGCGGTCCACGCCGCCGACCAGCGGCGGTTCACCTCGGCGAGCCAGCCGCACGCGGTCAGGGCGAAGGACGTGGCGAGCAGGACGGTCCACACGGCGATGCCGGGGAAGGCGCCCGTCCACACCGCCCGGCCCGCCGGCAGCACGCCCGACCCGGCGAGCAGGAGCACCGCCCAGGGCAGCAGCCGCCGCCACGGCCGCACGAGCGCGCAGCCGGTCAGCAGGGCGGCGGCCCCCGCCAGCCACCAGGCCACGGCCGCCGGGCCGAGCAGCACGCCGAACGCCCACAACGCGAGCGTCGCGCCCGACACGGCCACCGCCGTCCAGGCCGCGACGGCCGCCGGGCGCCGCCCCTCGCCGCCGAGCGCGCGGCCGGCCGAGCGCAGCGCGAGCACCGGCAGGCCGATCACCAGGAGGGCGAGCCCGGCCCAGCGCGCCGCGCCGGCGCCGCTCAGCCCCAGGACGAGCGCGGCGGCGGGCAGCGCCGCGAGCAGCCGGTTGCGGCGCCGCCGCCACCAGTCCCGGCCGAGCGCCCGCGCCAGCGACATCCCGACGAGCAGCGTGCCGGCGATCGCGGCCGCCCAGGCCAGCGCGGTCCCGGCCCGGGTCAGCGGGGCGACGTCGGAGCGCTGGAACTCCTCGCCTGAGCCGGTCGCGGTGTCCCGGCCCTCCTCGACCCGGGCCGCGATGACCGGGTCGTCGGTCAGGTAGTCGGCGACCGAGGCGGTCTCGCCGTCCCGGACGAAGGCGGCCCTGAGCGCGCCGCCGCCGGCGTCCAGGCGGGCCGAGCGCGCGTCCTGGGCGAGCGGCGGCGGGCCGGTCACGCCGGCCAGCGTCCAGCCGTGCGCGGCCACGACGAGCTGGTGGGAGGAGAAAGGCAGCCGGCCGGCGTCCGGGTCCGGCGGGGTGAACTCGATCCCGACGAACGTGGCGCCTCCGTCGGCGGCGTAGTTGCCGTAGCCGACGCCGGTGAAGGTGACGACGGCCTGCCGGGACCCCGGCTCCACCCGGATCGCGGGCGGGAGGAAGGCGGCCGGGTAGACCGTGTTCGTCTCGGCGGCCTCGGTGTCGCCGAGCCTGCTGGTGACGAACGCGGTGGGCGCGCTCGCCGCCGCGCCGAGGCGCAGGGCCGCGAGGTCCGGGTCGTCCGCGGGCAGGCGCAGCTCGTGCGTCACCCGCAGCTCGTAGACGCGGTCCGTCAGGTCGCCCCGGTCGAGGACGGCCCGCGCGGCGGCGGGGTGGCGGCGCCAGGCGCCCGGCGCGGCCTCGGCCAGCGACACCCACGTCGTGGCGGTCCGCGGGACGGGCGCCGGCGTGGGGGAGGCGCGCGGCGGCTCGACCACCAGCAGCGCCCTGCCGGCCGCCGGTCCGGGGGCGGGGTCGCCGGCGGCTCCGCACGCGCCCCACACGTCGTACCGGCCGGCCGGCAGGCCCGTGCGCAGTGTGGCGACGCCGCGCAGCCCGCCCGTGGCCGCCCGCTCGTCCAGCAGCACCGGCTCGGCGAAGGCGGCGGAGCCGGCCGTGGCGTCCGTCGCCCCCGCCCCGCACGAGACCGTGACCGCCACCTCGGCCGCGCCCGGCGGCACCAGCGGCGGGTCGAGGACGACCGCGGCCTGCGGCGGCGCGGGCTCCTCCGACGGCGGGCCGGCCGCTCCCGGCGGGGGAGCGGGCGCGATACGGCCGACCAGCCACACGCCGGCCGCGAGCAGGACGAGGGCCACGCCGAGCCACCCGAGCGGGCGGCGGCGTGGCCGGGCGGGGGGCTTGTCCACATCCGGCATCATCGGGGGAGCCGGGGCTCCCGCTCAACGCCGGCGACGGATTCCTCGCGCGCCGCTGATCAGTCGGCGACCTCGATGGCGAACGCCGGGCAGACGGCGGCGGCCTCGCGCACCGCGGCGTGCCGGTCCTCGCCCGGCTCGGCCTCCAGCAGGACGACGATGCCGTCCTCGTCACGCTGGTCGAACACCTCGGGCGCGATCAGCACGCACTGCCCGGCGCCGCAGCACTTGTCCTCGTCGACGGTCACTTTCATGCGGTGTCTCCCTCGATCGGTGATTACCAGCGGACCGGTACGGTGCGCAGACCGCCGACGGCCAGCCCCTCCACGCGCTCCAGCTCCGCCTCCGGCACGGCCAGCTCCAGCGTGGGCAGCTTGCGCAGCAGCACCTCCAGCACGACCTGCAGCTCGGTGCGGGCCAGCGCCTGCCCGAGGCAGGAGTGCGCGCCCGCGCCGAAGGCGAGGTGCGGGTTGGGGCTGCGGGTCAGGTCGAACTCGCCGGCCGCCTCGAAGGCGCTCTCGTCCCGGTTGGCGGCGGCCATGCTGCAGATGACGGTGGTGCCCCGCGGCAGCTCGGTGCCGTCGATCTCGGTGCCCTCCTTGAGGTAGCGGGGCAGGCCGAAGCCGGAGTTGGCGTCCAGGCGCAGCGACTCCTCGACGGTGCCGCGGATCAGCGTGGGGTCGGCCAGCAGCGCCTCCCAGCGGGCGCGGTCGGCGAGCAGCATGGCGACCATCTTGCCGATCATGTTGGCGGTGGTCTCGTGCCCGGCGACCAGCAGCGCCATGCCGGTGACCAGGATCTGCAGGTCGCTCAGGCCGCCCTCGTCCGGGCCGCCCGCCGCGATCAGCTCGCTCAGCAGGTCCTCGCCCGGCTCGGCGCGCTTGCCGGCCAGCAGGTCCGTCATGTACTGGAAGAACTCGGCCTGGGCGGCCTCGATCTCGTCCTTGCCGTAGCGGGTGAGGTTGAGCAGCGTGTCCGACCAGTACGAGAACCGGTCGCGGTCCTCGGCCGGGACGCCGAGCATGTCGCAGATCACGTACACCGGCAGCGGGAAGCCCAGCGACGCCTTCAGGTCGCCGGGGGCGCCGCGCCCGACCATCTCGTCGATGAGGTCCTCGGCGATCCTGGCCATGGCGGGCCGCATGGCGTTCATGCGCTTGGCGGTGAACCACTTGCTGACCAGCCGCCGCCAGTGCTGGTGCTCCTCGCCGCCGTCGGGGATGATCGTCGCCATCTCGCTGCTGAAGACGCCGCCGCCGTCGGCCGACAGCCGGGCCGCGTCGGGCGCGTTGAGCTGGCGGGTGAAGCGCGGGTCGGCCAGCACCCGCTTGACGTCCTCGTAGCGGGTCAGCAGCCGGGCGCGGTCGCCGCTCGGCAGCTCGACGTGCGCGACGGGACACTTGGTGCGCAGCTCGGCCCACTCCGCGGGCGGCTGGAGCGCCGCGTCGTTCGGGATGGGGTAGGGCAGGACCTGCTCGTCGATGGTCATGCGTCTCCTTGGGAAGAGGGGTGGGGCGCTCGTCACGCGGGCGTGAGCGGCTGGCCGGCCAGGACCTGCTGGCGCAGCAGGCGGGCCTGCTTGGGCATGTTCCAGCCGAGCACGGCGGTGACCCGGCCGCCCTCGCGGTAGAGAGCGGCGAAACGGTGCTGCTCGGGGTCGCCCTCGGCGACGGTGACGGCCGCCGCCGGGGACGGCAGGCCGTGGGCCTGGATCTTGACGTCGTACTGGTCGGTCCAGAAGTAGGGGATCGGCGTGTACGGGCGGTCCGCGCCGAGGATGTTCGCCGCGACCGTCTGGGCCTGCTCGGTGGCGTTGGTGCGGTTCTCCAGGCGCAGCCGCCGGCCGAGCCCCTCGTGGTGGAAGGAGGCCACGTCGCCGACCGCCCAGACGCCGGCGGCGGCGCGGCAGCGGGCGTCGCACTCCACGCCGTCGCCCAGGCCGAGGCCGCTGCCGTCGAGCCAGCCGGTGGCCGGGCGGGAGCCGACGGCGACCACGACGGCGTCGGCGGGCAGCAGCTCGCCGGTGGCCAGCCGGACGCCGGTCACCCGGCCCCCGTCGCCCACCAGCTCGCGCACCGCGACGCCGAGCCGCAGCCGCACGCCGCGCTCGGCGTGGACGCGGGTGAGCAGGCCGCCGACGTGCGCGCCGAGCTGGTCGCCGAGCACGGCCTGGCCCAGGCCGGCGAGGGTGACCTCCAGGCCCAGGCCGCGGGCGGTGGCGGCGATCTCGCCGCCCAGCACGCCCTCGCCGACGACCACCAGCCGGGTGCCCGGGGTCAGGTGGGCGCGCAGGGTCAGGGCGTCGTCGAGGCCGCGGAGGACGTGCACGCCCGCCAGGCCGTCCTGGCCGGGTAGCCGGTGCGGGACGAGGCCGGTGGCGAGGACCACGGCGTCGGCGCGCAGCACGCGCCCCGAGGCGGTGGTGACCGCCCGCGCCCCGACGTCGAGCGCCACGGCCGGCTCGCCCCTGACGAACTCGGCGCCCAGCGCGTCGAGCTGCGGCCGGCCGCGCAGCCGGGCCCGCTCCGGCTCCCAGGCGCCGGCGAGCACCTGCTTCGACAGCGGCGGCCGGTCGTAGGGCAGGTGCGGCTCGGCGTCGAGCAGCGTCAGCCCGCCGTCGTGGCCGAGCCGGCGCAGTGCTTCGGCGGTGCTCAGGCCGGCGGCCGAGGCGCCGACGATCAGAACGTCCACGTGATCCTTTCCGTCGGTTCCGACCCGACCACAGTACCTTACAACTGCAAGTTAACTGACAGATGTAAGCCAAGGGTAAACTCAGTAGGTGGCCACCACGAAAGACAGCAGGACCCCGTCCGTAGACCGCCGCGTCCTCCGCACGCAGGCGACTCTCGCGCGGGCGCTGCTCGCCCTCGTCGAGGAACGGGAGCTGTCCCGGATCAGCGTCTCCGACGTGGCCGAACGCGCCGGCGTCAGCCGCACCGCCTTCTACGACCACTACCGCGACGTGCACGAGCTGGCCGAGGCCGCCAGCACCGCGATGATCGACGGCCTGATCAGGTCGCTGCCCTCCCCGGGCCCCGGGTCGGCCGATCCCGAGCGGGAGGCCACGCGCTCCCTGGAGGCGTTCTTCGCCAGCCTGGCCGAGCACGCCGGGCTCTACCGCAGCCTGCTCGGGCCGCAGGGCAGCGCGCGGGTGGCCGACCACATCCGCCGCCGGCTCACCGCCGCCGTCCACAACCGCGTCCGCCAGGCCAACGACGGCACCGCCCCGGCCGACCCGCTGGACATCCCGCACGACGTGCAGGCCGCGTTCACGGCCGGGGCGATCTTCGGCGTGGCGGCCGACTGGCTCCAGCGCGAGTGCCCGGAGCCGCCCGCGCGGATGGCCGCCCTGACCTGGCCGCTCTTCCACGCGCTCTACGGCGTCGTGAACCCGCCGGGGGCCGCCGCGTCCTGAGCCGGGCGGCTTCCCAAGTCGGCTCCAAGCCATGGACAAGAGCGGTCACGCAGCATGGCCGTCCGTGAGCGGATATTTCACGAGAACTCTGACGAAAATCGCCGCGGGTGCGGCGGTCGTCCTGGCGGTCGCGCTGCCCGCGGCCCCGGCGGCGGCCGACGAGTCGCCCGACGCGCGGCCCGACGTGCCCGTCGGCACCTGGCTCGCCGCCCGGACGCAGCCCGCGGTGCAGCTGACCAGCTTCACCTACACCGGCACGGTCGCCGTGCCGACCAGCAGCATCAACGAGAACGCCTTCAACGCGCTGACCCAGCAGGCCGTCGTCGCCGTGCAGAACGGCAAGATCTCCTCCGACGAGCGCAGCATCGCCAAGTGGCTCTTCCAGCGCATCGCCGCCGACGTGGACGCCTACCTCGTCGAGAGCACCCCGGAGCGCACGGTCGAGGCCGAGGTCGGCGGCATGTGCACCGGCTGGTGGGTCACCCCCGACGGGTACATGGTCACCGGCGCGCACTGCGTCCAGGTCGGCGACAAGGAGCTGAACCAGCTCTTCGCGCAGCAGGCGCTGGCCAAGTTCAACGAGCAGGACGCCAAGGAGATCATCAAGGGCCTGCAGGGCATCGAGGCCGACGAGGAGATGGTCAAGCTCGCCCAGCAGATCTACGTCACCTTCAACAGCACCCACATGCGCCTGCGCGACCTCAAGCAGAGCCTGTCGGTGCTGCAGAGCCTGCCCGGCGGCGGCGTGGACAAGACCGCCAAGGCCGTCCCTGCGGAGCTGGTCTCGGTGGGCGAGAGCTACCCGGGCAAGGACTTCGCGCTGCTCAAGGTCAACGGGCAGCAGAACCTGCCGACCGTGCCGCTCGGCGAGGACGCCGACGTGCGCACCGGCGACACCCTCTACATCAGCGGGTTCCCCGGCCTGGTCACCAACACCCCGTTCTTCAGCCTGGAGTCGAAGCTGGAGCCGGCGCTGACCGAGGGGCCGTACAACGCCAAGCGCACCACGCAGACCGGCGTGCCGTACATCCAGACGCAGGCCCCGTCCTACCACGGCAACTCCGGCGGCCCGGTGTTCAGCAAGGACGGCAAGGTCGTCGGCATGCTGATCGCGGGCACGGTGAGCGAGGGCGGCGAGGCGTCCGAGAGCGAGAGCTTCGTCCTGCCGGTGAGCATTATCAAGGAGAAGCTGGGCGAGAAGAACATCAAGGCCGCCCAGGCCACCACGACCACGCGCTACAACGAGGCGCTGAACGACTACTTCCGCAACTACTTCGAGGACGCGCTGCCGAAGTTCCGCGAGGTCCAGGCGCTCTTCCCGAACCACCCGTACGTGGCCAAGTACATCAGCGAGTCGCAGACCGCGATCTCGGCGGGCAAGGACGAGTCGCCGAAGCCCGTCCTGCTGTGGGTGCTGATCGGGGCCGGCGTGGTGGTCGTGCTGGTGCTGGCCCTGGTGCTGTTCCGGGTGCTGGGCAAGCGGCGGCGGTCGCGGCCGGCGGTGTCGTACGGGCCCGCGCCGCAGGCGCCCGCGTACAACGCGGTGCCGTCGCCGCCGTGGCCGCAGCACCAGCTCCCGGCCGCCCCCGGGCACCACGGCCAGGGCGCGAACGGCTACCAGCACGGCCCGGGAGCCCAGCCCCAGTACGGCTCGGGCCCCCAGTACGGCCCGCCGCCCACCCCGCAGCCCCAGCAGCCCCAGCAGCCCCCGCACGACCCTTACGGTCAGCACGGCTCCTACGGTCAGCAGGGCTCCTACGGGCAGTCCGGCCCGCAGGCGCAGCCCGGCCCGTACGGCCAGGCGGGCCCGTACGGCGAGCCGACCCGCAACGTGCGCTACGGCCAGTTCGCGCCCCCGCCGGATGGCCGGCAGCAGTGACGGCCGGGGCGCCTCCCGGCACGTCACGGGACCGCCCCGAGCCGGATATCCGGTGATAGCCGGTAGTTTGACGGCCATGCGACTGCGTGTGCCGGCATTGCCCGGGTCCCTCGTCCGCCTGGAGCCGCTGGAGGAGCGGCACGTCGCCGACCTCGCGGCGGCGGCCGAGGAGGACCGTTCCTCCTACGCCTTCACCCTCGTCCCGAGGAGCGCCGACATGGCCGCCTACGTGCGGGGGCAGCGGGAGCGTCCGGGGCTGACGCCGTTCGCGCAGGTGCGGGTGGCCGACGGCAGGGCCGTGGGCTGCACCGGCTACTGGGACCCGCGCACCTGGCCAGGGCGGGAGGCGCTGCTGGCCGTCGAGATCGGCTGGACCTGGCTGGGCGCCTCGGCGCAGGGCACGGGGATCAACGCCGAGGCCAAGTACCTGCTGTTCGAGCACGCCTTCGAGGTGCTCGGCGCGGCCCGGGTGGACCTCAAGACCGACGCGCGCAACGCCCGCTCGCGGCGGGCCATCGAAAGGACCGGGGCGCGGTTCGAGGGCGTGCTGCGCAAGTGGTCGCCGTCGTGGGCGCCGGGCGAGGAGGGCGGGGTGCGGGACTCCGCCATGTTCTCGGTGATCGACGAGGAGTGGCCGGACGTCAAGGCCGCGTTGCGGCTCCGGCTCGGGTCGCGGCGATGAGACGTCCGATGGCCGCCAGCGCGCGGGTGTGACCGGCGGCGACAGTGGGAGGCATGAGCAACACCACCACTGCCGCGGCGCATGTCCGCATCGAGCCGAACATCCTCTACTTCGGCACCCCGGTCGTGCTGGTCTCCACGGCCAACGAGGACGGCTCCCCGAACCTGGCCCCGATGTCGTCGGCGTTCTGGCTCGGCTGGCGCGCGCTGCTGGGCCTCGGCGCGCGCTCCCGGACGGCCGGGAACCTGCTGCGCACGCGGGAGTGCGTGCTGAACCTGCCCTCCGCCGCCCAGGCCCCCGCCGTGGACCGGCTGGCGCTGACCACGGGCGCGGACCCGGTGCCCGAGCGCAAATGGGAGCGCGGCTACCGGCACGTCGCCGACAAGTTCGGCCGCGCGGAGCTGACCCCGGTGGCCTCCGAGACGGTCGCGCCGCCCAGGGCCGCCGAGTGCCCGGTCGCGATGGAGAGCGTGGTCGAGGCGGTGCACCCGATCGGCGACGACGGCGGCACCCTGGCCTTCGAGGTGCGGGTGCAGCGCGTGTGGGCGCACGAGGAGATCCGGCTCGCGGGCACGGACGACCACATCGACCCCGACGCCTGGCGTCCGCTCATCATGAGCTTCCAGAAGTTGTACGGGCTCGGCCCGCAGGTGCACCCGTCGACCCTGGCCTCGATCCCGGAGCGCATGTACCGCAGCGACGACCTGGAGCGGGCCAGGGAGGTTCAGAGCAGGTCGAGCCAGGTGTGATCGGGGCACACCCGCTCGATCTCCGCGCGCGGCAGCCAGGCCGCGCGGGTGCTCTCCGAGCCGGCCGGCGGCTCGGTGGGCGCGCCGGGGCCCGGCAGGACGGCGCGGAACATGGCCATGTAGGCCAGCGACGGGTAGCGGTAGCCGGCGGGCGGCGGCTCCAGCAGCTCGATGCGCTGCCAGGCGAAGGCGGACAGCGCGGCGGCCGGCAGGCGCAGCCCGGTCTCCTCGTACAGCTCGCGGGCGGCGGCCTCGGCCGCGCTCTCGCCCGGCTCCAGGTGCCCGCCGGGGATGTCCCAGCCGCGGCCGGCCCGGTCCACGCAGGTCAGCAGGGTGCGGCCGAGCCCGTCGGAGACGAAGGCGAAGGCGGACGTCGTGCTCCCGGCGGGCGGGGTGTCGCCGGTGAGGATGACGTCCAGGCGGTGCGCCACGGGGATCCAGGGGACGGTCTTCGTCGCGATCGGCTCGGTCACCAGGCAACCTTCAGGTCCGCGCGAAACGCATGTCAAGGCATCATTGGGGTGAAAAGTCCTTTCCGTCCGTGAAGATGGGGGAACGCCCTGTACTTGATCCGTAACGCCGCGAGACTTTGGACCGTTCTCATCCCCGCCCTGGCGCTGCTCGCGCTCGGGCTCTCCTGGGGCCGCGAGCTGCCGGGCGCGCTCGTCGTCCTCGTCGCCCTGCTCCTGGCCGGCGCGGTGCTGGCCGCCGTGCACCACGCCGAGGTGATCGCGCACCGCGTCGGCGAGCCGTTCGGCTCGCTCGTGCTCGCCGTGGCCGTCACGGTGATCGAGGTGGCGCTCATCGTCAGCCTCATGATCTCCGGCGGCGGCCAGACCGCGACGCTGGCCCGCGACACCGTGTTCGCCGCCGTGATGATCACCTGCAACGGCATCGTCGGCCTGTCCCTGCTCACCGTCACCCTCAAGCGGCGCACCGCGGCGTTCAACGCCGAGGGCACCGGCAAGGCGCTGGCCACCCTGGCCACGCTCAGCACGCTGAGCCTGGTGCTGCCGACGTTCACGACGAGCGCGACCGGGCCGGCGTTCTCGGGCCCGCAGCTCGCCTTCGCGGCGGTGGCCTCGCTCGCGCTGTACGGGTTGTTCGTCGTCACGCAGACCGTCCGCCACCGCGACTACTTCCTGCCGGTCGCGCGGGACGGCGCGGTCCTCGACCCCGGCGAGCACGCGCCCCGCCCCTCCGGCCGCACCGCGCTGACCAGCCTCGGCCTGCTGCTGGTCGCGCTGGTGTCGGTGGTCGGGCTGGCCAAGGTGGAGTCGCCGGTGATCGAGGCCGCGGTGTCGTCGGCCGGGCTGCCGCAGGCCGTCGTGGGCGTGGTGATCGCCC encodes:
- a CDS encoding NUDIX domain-containing protein, with the translated sequence MTEPIATKTVPWIPVAHRLDVILTGDTPPAGSTTSAFAFVSDGLGRTLLTCVDRAGRGWDIPGGHLEPGESAAEAAARELYEETGLRLPAAALSAFAWQRIELLEPPPAGYRYPSLAYMAMFRAVLPGPGAPTEPPAGSESTRAAWLPRAEIERVCPDHTWLDLL
- a CDS encoding S1 family peptidase, whose product is MSGYFTRTLTKIAAGAAVVLAVALPAAPAAADESPDARPDVPVGTWLAARTQPAVQLTSFTYTGTVAVPTSSINENAFNALTQQAVVAVQNGKISSDERSIAKWLFQRIAADVDAYLVESTPERTVEAEVGGMCTGWWVTPDGYMVTGAHCVQVGDKELNQLFAQQALAKFNEQDAKEIIKGLQGIEADEEMVKLAQQIYVTFNSTHMRLRDLKQSLSVLQSLPGGGVDKTAKAVPAELVSVGESYPGKDFALLKVNGQQNLPTVPLGEDADVRTGDTLYISGFPGLVTNTPFFSLESKLEPALTEGPYNAKRTTQTGVPYIQTQAPSYHGNSGGPVFSKDGKVVGMLIAGTVSEGGEASESESFVLPVSIIKEKLGEKNIKAAQATTTTRYNEALNDYFRNYFEDALPKFREVQALFPNHPYVAKYISESQTAISAGKDESPKPVLLWVLIGAGVVVVLVLALVLFRVLGKRRRSRPAVSYGPAPQAPAYNAVPSPPWPQHQLPAAPGHHGQGANGYQHGPGAQPQYGSGPQYGPPPTPQPQQPQQPPHDPYGQHGSYGQQGSYGQSGPQAQPGPYGQAGPYGEPTRNVRYGQFAPPPDGRQQ
- a CDS encoding NAD(P)/FAD-dependent oxidoreductase — protein: MDVLIVGASAAGLSTAEALRRLGHDGGLTLLDAEPHLPYDRPPLSKQVLAGAWEPERARLRGRPQLDALGAEFVRGEPAVALDVGARAVTTASGRVLRADAVVLATGLVPHRLPGQDGLAGVHVLRGLDDALTLRAHLTPGTRLVVVGEGVLGGEIAATARGLGLEVTLAGLGQAVLGDQLGAHVGGLLTRVHAERGVRLRLGVAVRELVGDGGRVTGVRLATGELLPADAVVVAVGSRPATGWLDGSGLGLGDGVECDARCRAAAGVWAVGDVASFHHEGLGRRLRLENRTNATEQAQTVAANILGADRPYTPIPYFWTDQYDVKIQAHGLPSPAAAVTVAEGDPEQHRFAALYREGGRVTAVLGWNMPKQARLLRQQVLAGQPLTPA
- a CDS encoding protein-L-isoaspartate O-methyltransferase family protein; its protein translation is MDADRLLAAAVDAVPRAHYTDHPELGAPPQTSPPKVVQRDLARAGAGLRGARVLEIGTGTGYTGALLAQLVGPAGLVVSVDVDGRLVERARRLHAERRCPVTVVCGDGHDGVPDHAPYDLVIGWCAPALLPDAWLKQTRPGGIVSTPVYVAPAARAVGHVRAEVTGDGGLTGVRLATASYVDMGDAANVTLGAPLLHLDATCGPSYVSVAWRGRAGGEPAAALALLDRPGHAEPHPVGLHGEQAAAAWHTRALRRRPRPRARRGRVQHGAAARRRESASASPAAGTPPWSPAPGAAGRHPGSAALAALREHLRAWDAAGRPGLDRLAAEVTPADGGRRVQVTLPPGAA
- a CDS encoding cytochrome P450, which gives rise to MTIDEQVLPYPIPNDAALQPPAEWAELRTKCPVAHVELPSGDRARLLTRYEDVKRVLADPRFTRQLNAPDAARLSADGGGVFSSEMATIIPDGGEEHQHWRRLVSKWFTAKRMNAMRPAMARIAEDLIDEMVGRGAPGDLKASLGFPLPVYVICDMLGVPAEDRDRFSYWSDTLLNLTRYGKDEIEAAQAEFFQYMTDLLAGKRAEPGEDLLSELIAAGGPDEGGLSDLQILVTGMALLVAGHETTANMIGKMVAMLLADRARWEALLADPTLIRGTVEESLRLDANSGFGLPRYLKEGTEIDGTELPRGTTVICSMAAANRDESAFEAAGEFDLTRSPNPHLAFGAGAHSCLGQALARTELQVVLEVLLRKLPTLELAVPEAELERVEGLAVGGLRTVPVRW
- a CDS encoding ferredoxin, which translates into the protein MKVTVDEDKCCGAGQCVLIAPEVFDQRDEDGIVVLLEAEPGEDRHAAVREAAAVCPAFAIEVAD
- a CDS encoding GNAT family N-acetyltransferase codes for the protein MRLRVPALPGSLVRLEPLEERHVADLAAAAEEDRSSYAFTLVPRSADMAAYVRGQRERPGLTPFAQVRVADGRAVGCTGYWDPRTWPGREALLAVEIGWTWLGASAQGTGINAEAKYLLFEHAFEVLGAARVDLKTDARNARSRRAIERTGARFEGVLRKWSPSWAPGEEGGVRDSAMFSVIDEEWPDVKAALRLRLGSRR
- a CDS encoding TetR/AcrR family transcriptional regulator; the encoded protein is MATTKDSRTPSVDRRVLRTQATLARALLALVEERELSRISVSDVAERAGVSRTAFYDHYRDVHELAEAASTAMIDGLIRSLPSPGPGSADPEREATRSLEAFFASLAEHAGLYRSLLGPQGSARVADHIRRRLTAAVHNRVRQANDGTAPADPLDIPHDVQAAFTAGAIFGVAADWLQRECPEPPARMAALTWPLFHALYGVVNPPGAAAS
- a CDS encoding flavin reductase family protein; translated protein: MSNTTTAAAHVRIEPNILYFGTPVVLVSTANEDGSPNLAPMSSAFWLGWRALLGLGARSRTAGNLLRTRECVLNLPSAAQAPAVDRLALTTGADPVPERKWERGYRHVADKFGRAELTPVASETVAPPRAAECPVAMESVVEAVHPIGDDGGTLAFEVRVQRVWAHEEIRLAGTDDHIDPDAWRPLIMSFQKLYGLGPQVHPSTLASIPERMYRSDDLERAREVQSRSSQV
- a CDS encoding calcium:proton antiporter, which translates into the protein MIRNAARLWTVLIPALALLALGLSWGRELPGALVVLVALLLAGAVLAAVHHAEVIAHRVGEPFGSLVLAVAVTVIEVALIVSLMISGGGQTATLARDTVFAAVMITCNGIVGLSLLTVTLKRRTAAFNAEGTGKALATLATLSTLSLVLPTFTTSATGPAFSGPQLAFAAVASLALYGLFVVTQTVRHRDYFLPVARDGAVLDPGEHAPRPSGRTALTSLGLLLVALVSVVGLAKVESPVIEAAVSSAGLPQAVVGVVIALLVLLPETIAAVRAARRDQVQISLNLALGSAMASIGLTIPAIAIASLWLDGPLLLGLGGTHLVLFALTVVVSTLTVVPGRATLMQSGVHLVLFAAFLFLAVSP